The window gggatggagccacctgccccttcagcccccaactccgaacagtatcacaggtaatgtaacagtgtaaagtatataatatatgcccgtgatcacctcccgaagtgatcacagcccagtagtatagcatggcagacggacaagagtgtagggccactgatggaacactagcatcctatactaagcatttaggattgcgggtaaggtatcaatgactgtagcagcaatgacaggctatgcatcagaataggattaacggaaagcagtaacatgctacactactctaatgcaagcagtataaggaagagtaggcgatatctggtgatcaaaagggggggcttgcctggttgctctggcaagagagaggggtcgtcaactccgtagtcgaactggtcagcagcagcgtcggtctcgtagtctaccggaaaggagtaacggagggggaacacaataaataacagagcaatcaaatgtaacacaaagcaagacgcggcaatacgttgtgctaggggtgtcctaacatagggataggcgataccggtgaagggggaaacatccgggaaagtatccccagtgtttcgcgttttcgggcagaggagccggagggggaaagttgcgagttcgataggttaggggggtgtggcggacgaacgaaccgcgtatccggattcgtctcgtcgttctgagcaactttcatgttgaaaatattttaatccgagttacggattaaaagatatgattttttaaagattttattaatttctggaatttaattaattgtctaattaattcgaaaaaaatgtatttatgacgtcagcatgatgtcatgctgacgtcagcagtcaacaggggttgactgagtcaaccctgacatgtgggtccaggagggacccacctgtcatcctctaattaggttaattagggtttaggttaatctaattacagtttaattaacttaactagttaattaaattaattaaaccggattaattaacttaattaatccattagttaattaattaattaataattaattttattaatcatttttatttttatttaataattttattttaATTCTCtccctttttaaaaaaaaatgttcTGTGGGgtggggtccccatgtcagtggccCTGGGGGGCCTTAACGGGTGCGGGCGCATGGGCGCGCGGGTGCAGGGGGCTACGGGGCACCCGTTAGCGGGTCGAGCCCCTGACCCAGCGCCGCAGGTCGCCGGCCAGGGGAGTCgccggccgcggcggccggagtggcCGGAGCCGGGGCGTCGACGGAGAGGGGTTGGCCGCGGCGCGGGCCAGCAGCGCGGTTGGGGGCGGCGGAGCCGCGGCAGCATGACAGGAGGAGGGTCGGGGCTTGCCGAGGCCGTGTGTGGCGGCCGGAGACGACGCACAGGGCGGAGCGGGGAGAACAGGGGCGCCATGGAGCCTGGCGCAGTGACCAACGGCGACGGTGGCCGGGGCGCAGGCGCGTGCGCGCGCACGNNNNNNNNNNNNNNNNNNNNNNNNNNNNNNNNNNNNNNNNNNNNNNNNNNNNNNNNNNNNNNNNNNNNNNNNNNNNNNNNNNNNNNNNNNNNNNNNNNNNNNNNNNNNNNNNNNNNNNNNNNNNNNNNNNNNNNNNNNNNNNNNNNNNNNNNNNNNNNNNNNNNNNNNNNNNNNNNNNNNNNNNNNNNNNNNNNNNNNNNNNNNNNNNNNNNNNNNNNNNNNNNNNNNNNNNNNNNNNNNNNNNNNNNNNNNNNNNNNNNNNNNNNNNNNNNNNNNNNNNNNNNNNNNNNNNNNNNNNNNNNNNNNNNNNNNNNNNNNNNNNNNNNNNNNNNNNNNNNNNNNNNNNNNNNNNNNNNNNNNNNNNNNNNNNNNNNNNNNNNNNNNNNNNNNNNNNNNNNNNNNNNNNNNNNNNNNNNNNNNNNNNNNNNNNNNNNNNNNNNNNNNNNNNNNNNNNNNNNNNNNNNNNNNNNNNNNNNNNNNNNNNNNNNNNNNNNNNNNNNNNNNNNNNNNNNNNNNNNNNNNNNNNNNNNNNNNNNNNNNNNNNNNNNNNNNNNNNNNNNNNNNNNNNNNNNNNNNNNNNNNNNNNNNNNNNNNNNNNNNNNNNNNNNNNNNNNNNNNNNNNNNNNNNNNNNNNNNNNNNNNNNNNNNNNNNNNNNNNNNNNNNNNNNNNNNNNNNNNNNNNNNNNNNNNNNNNNNNNNNNNNNNNNNNNNNNNNNNNNNNNNNNNNNNNNNNNNNNNNNNNNNNNNNNNNNNNNNNNNNNNNNNNNNNNNGGGGGGGGAGTGGTTGCGGCTAGGGTTGCGGGGGGGAAtaaggagaggagtggggttggccggttgggcctttggccggttgggccggcctgttcgggcggcggaggccagctgggccacttggcccagcggggggtgtctgttattttttttaatttattttcctttctgttttattcaatttaaaatatttatgcattttataaaaatgtgtttacttcaccataattacctttgtaatatttgacaacccctgaacattttagatttaatttttgaaaacttttattgtttgcctatgttttcaattgaatttgaaccgggttcgaatcaacgtgagtttaatcacggtaaccgaggtgacgtggcatcattagcagggattactgtagcttaattatccgggcgttacaagaagctcttgtacttgacgcataatctccttcgtctcctctggattggtacggtatggtgcacggtttggcagtgaagcaccgggaattaagtcaatctgatgctcaatccctcgaataggcggtaatcccggtggcacgtcttgtggaaagacgtcagcgaactcctgcaaaatgttagtgacaacaggaggcaaagaggaaggcacgtcctcgaatgaaaataatgcctctttgcacacaaaagcatagcaaacagatttgctgaaatctagctcatcaatatcagatttggtggcaaataaacatgcacttttcaatttaatttcagaagcaacactagatggtttattattaggcttcatttgttgctcaaattctcttgccacaatctaattttcactcttattcgtctcctgttttgctttattagctctattaatatcatctttcaaaatggaatcaggagtcatagatatttttatccttatgaacaagagtacagtgattgtttctaccatggtgtacaaaatttttatcaaattgccatggtctaccaagtaataaggaacatgcttgcataggtaccacatcacaatcaacataatcagcatatgtagagatactaaaatgcacacgaacagtacgagttaccttaaccttgccgctgttgttgaaccattggatgtagtaaggatgtggatgtggtcttgtggtgagagaaaacttctccaccatctccatgctagccaagttattgcagctccctccgtctatgatgacgcgcacagaacgttccttcacaactcccttggtatggaacaaattgtgcctctgattttgctcagcttgtgtgatctgcacactcaaaacacgttgagcaactaaacattcatacctgtcagcgtcttcaggagccatgtattgcgtctcatgatcaaaatcatctccaccatgttcttcacgtgtaataagagccaaagtctcctcatcatagtcactagcagactcatatccaccatccgcggtagcaatcatcacacgcggagatttgcattctctcgcataatgacctcctcccttacaacgacgacaaataatatcacttatgtgccctgttgatgccatggaagaagaagaacgctgtgcaggccccgcaggtgcgctcttggcagataatggcggttgtgcctgttttcttgtatcacggctggaggtggcaccgaatggaggtgctggtgcagttgaagtagaagatgcacgtggtgtccatgatgaaggtcggcctgcagaaaagttagttcgccccaatgcttgtcgatcctgcacttcagttcagctttacaagcaagatggaataaacgagtgatattagtatactccttatagtctagaatggtctgaatctctctattttaatccacccagaaaacgtgcaaacaTAGCTTTATTCTCCTCAACAAtatcacatctaatcatgccagtttgtaattcctgataatattcttctacataatttttcccttgtcttaaatgctgcaatttttgaagcaattcacgttgataatatggtggaacccaacgcgtacgcatagcagtttttaaagcagcccaagtagttggaataggatataatctacaatgttcagaccaccatacacatgcaaaactagtgaaagcacaaacagcagcagcaactcgtctctcctcaggatattgtaaacatgtaaatcgttgttcagtttctaactcccaagtaagatatatatcaggaacatatctaccctcaaatgatggaatattcaatttcagtttaggaatatggacatcatctcgtacctgaggtggtggtgcaggcctaccattacaaatatatacctaaggtcgacctgctggtggtggtataggtggctgcacgtagtgctgattttgatcaacctcatcctcataatctcccacataatcatcctcctccgcatcagcagcaggagccacagaagtatcaacagcagcaccaacagtttggccaaacgcaagaggaacacggcttgctcggcggaggtctgtttcgcgacgtggaggtaatcgttgttgttgttgttggagaggtgcgttaggtgcagcgggtggtggtggtggaagacgcgcgagcaattcattaaacttgttatcgagctttgtttcgaacgtcttctcaaggccagtgatcttctccatggcctcttcaaaattgttcagcacatcttgcacctgttcagtcatcatttgctgaaacttatcatgaagctccttgttcgataaattctcccagtcaatctcgtcggcttgtgatcctggcatagttagcagcaatagaaacacacaagaatatgatcctacagactacgaacaagtggtggtggtgggtgtcacaaatccgtcaagcaaaactaaaattcttaccagttcttacccagcaacaggcggtgatcggcaaccgttgtagtcaaaactctcaaagcttggatagagcgattaccagggagagtcaaacgcacgacgtagatgtatgtggagctgggaaggcttataatatggtagcaaaaagggtcagcaataatcaattcagagatgcaaagttgaataaacgctcaacgacggtactgtgctggtcctaggctagactgtgctagagacgcgagcctagaacaccaacaaaatcacggggcggcacataaacaagggaggagcacactctgaatttttttttctctttttttttgcactttttttttctcttttttttttgctccgcaacaaattttttttcgaaaaagtctacaaatggtctaaaaactgcctagccagaattttccagacttagttttttttttgaaattggaactatttttcttctgcggatggctcggaagttggggagtccttctctgtcacgactcggagtatcgcgtgatctagaaatcgagaacaatgcaataattactggactcggactaggactggtggcggagatgaatctggtggaactcggactggtggcggagataaatctggtggaacacggacaggtggcggatatatgttgcaggtgaactcggattggtgtgatggcggcggatatgtggtggcgtatatggattcggattggcggtgaatatgtggtggtggtatatggcaacagcgacgatgatgatgcggtggtgatatatgccagcggcgacgtgacaacctgtgaacaaaactcgaaactctaaaagactagacgctaagaccagcaactggacacgacgatgcaaccgcaaattcaacaaagcaaatacagaaaagactatgcaaggctcagattggttcggatgggatgaactaaccctaaaatttttttggctttttcgtggactatgggtatgaagaacagactcgatctaaactacgaaaaactgtaaaatctcaccgagcaacctggaaatctgataccacttgatagaggctaaggtgtcccgtcttcgatgagatggtggatttcgctttagtggaagtcgactttgacgatccgactacgaacgtgcgagaacgttgcgccttagcaatcgctaaaccaactccgagaggttattgaccacgccggagcacgatcaacctgaccacgagggtctgtttcctacgagcaaacgaagaacaagcaagaaactaagattgcaatctggatattgcgaatataagatgaaagctttattgatcaaggtggggttctgtgacgcctttgtctggtcgttgaacacaaacgaagtacgcgaagttgcagctatggcgaacttttaatctaaacaaaacccaaagtctaaacggtgccctaagggatgtatatatggaggaagagagggggaatttcgtggcccttggtggaggggtccgaaatcaaccctatctcttgtttccccacacatacggactctaaaaatagcctatacttatgtatttcgaaattacatgggcctggcccaataaaaagatgacgcagcacctataatagcctcgggacgaaatttatgaagtggcatcttgtatatttcgtccatggcttcatgcacccattatggtggcttcaatgtcctgaaatcatcacttgtaactccgctcttgttccccttgcgcatggcatcatctccatgcttgttcttgctccaatgttcatccttctccaagctaggcccttcatttgtaagcaaaacaaatgtatccaatttaggcagcatcatattctcatgaacattagaatcattactaagaaacgaaaatacctgataatttaattggcgtgcgcgagctctagtaattggtcccgtatatgtagcagtaggggctgtgggtgtaacaatggtattgatgtcctcatcacctggcAACCTCTAGACCTGCATTCTCCAGTGTTCGTGGCTTGTCGGTGTCCTCTGCCGGTGCAGCTCTAGCCCCGGCGATTCGGTAGCCGTGCTCCTTCCAGCTCACACAGCTCGTCAACGTCCTGATGGCTATGCAACTCGGATCTACACTCTGCAGTCCTAGCTTTGCCGGCGTCGCTGGTCGTCGTCGCTTCCCCTGCGCCGATTCTCTCAACCTCGCCGCACCACCGACCCTGTACACCTCCACGCCTCGCTTGGTGCCAGATCCCTTGTCGTGTTTGGTGGTGCCAGGTGCCACCTTCCGGCGGCCAGCCAACCCGCCTCCAGACATGGCGGCTCCGGCCTACAGCAGCTTCCTCATCTCATATTCTGGATCCGGAGGCTATGGGATTGCTCAGAATCAGGCCGAGGAGAAATCTCTGCTCGGCTCGCCGATGCTGGCAGCGGCGGCGCTCGCGGGTGTCAttttccttcttggaggcgctgcCACGGCTTTCATCTACGCCCCTTTTCGAGCTCACGGGAAACCTATGTCCGGTTCTATGGACCTGATGGCGGCAGCGGCGTGGCGTCGTTCTTCTTCTTGAAAACGCTATCTTGCTCGCTAACAGTGTCCCCTGagttggtttttggtgatgttggaCGTCTTGCTAGTTCGGCCTGCCTCTCTTGTTCGGGGCTTAGTGAGTCCAGCTGTGTAGTTTCCTCTGTTCGGGCCGAGCATCCCTTGTCCTCTACTCCGGGCGCCATGCTCACGCCTCCTTGCATTCGTGCCATGTGTTGTACCCTTATCTGTACTCATTCTAATTCCTTCTATTATCGTATTCATTCTAATTCcttctatcaatgaaaagatacgCAAGCTTTGCATATTCGTGAAAAGATAATTGCTTAGTCAGTGTTTATATATGCATACATTAGTCAAGCTTTGGTTTTCATCTCCTTTGTATACAAAAATGTATTCCACGGTCTACGTACTGGTTTGCCTGGTGAATGACGGGTAGCGCACAGCTAATCTAGTTACCAAATAAATACCTGAGCATTAATAAGCTTTGTAAGCTATCTGCAAGTAACCTGGTGCATAGAACTACAAAACGATTCATTCTGTTTCCTCACTCTATGGACAAAACGTTTTGGAGAAATAACACCAGTATTTTTCTTCGATAGGCTTATCTGCAAGTTATGAGTAACCGTTGTTACTAGACGAACAAAAATGTGCAGAAGTTTCAGGTACCATGTGCAAACCAAATAACATCGTGCTCATGAAAGCATAAATATGGAGAGTCGTTAGCTACTAGAAACTAATAACATGTCTGCTGTCTTGCCTTGGTTGCAGGGGAGTTAATCTAAGAAGTCATATTTTTACGAGTTAAGACAGTTAGACGAAACAATTATTAAAATTTTCAGCAAGCACCATGAAAACTGACAGTTGAGCTAAACCAAATTAACTATGGTACTATCTAGTATCTACGACTATAATGTGTCCAATCACTGCCCTGAAAGTGTAAGTAAGGAGAAACCACCATTTATATTCTATAATATTGTTTTCTCAGGTTCAAGTACTCTTCCGCAAAGCAAACACATACATGCGCGAGCACACAAAAAACTACCATATAGTGAGGAAAAATTTCAGTCCGGATTGTCAAGAAACAATGTaattttattactccctccgtcccataatataagagcttttttgTCACTAGTggtgtcaaaaacactcttatattatgggacagaggaaaTACTTATTAGTGCTCTTAGTACTTCCTCCATCACTCAATATAGGACGTTTTAGATACTGACACGGTCTCAAAAGTATCACTTTAACTGCTGCCTGCTTCTCTCACTTGTTATATAACATGTCATAattgattttttggaagaaaaaaaaatCTAGAATGAATTGCTGCTACCACTTTATTCTTTTGAACAAAATCATCGTAACTTATCAATCACCAAGAAATATAGATTATCAAAGTATATTTCAAAATTTTGTGGATCCCAGTTCATGTGAACATCTAGATTATTTTTAGTTTCGACATACTGATGGTCAAAACTACGAATGATTGATTACTTGATTTGTTGGAGGACCTGCTATCTTTACACCACAGATACAAAAAGAATGAATGGATTCTTCATTTTTTGCTACCTCTGCCCTACTTTCTGTCAAACCACAGTTTATAACCCTCTGATTAATGGAATCAAATAGCTCAGTCATTAAGTTGGTTCTTCTATCCATTAATTTCTatcagaattctaattacttaccATAATCTCCACTAAGAATcaccaaaaaaaactaaaaaaaatgacTCCCATTCCCTTCATGACTTGACGACACAGTGATTTGATCCGTGTATGAGAAAAAAATCAATCTATTGGTAAGCATATATTTGAAGTAAAACCAATAATCTTCAAGATTATCATCTTTAAATTTTATGATGACATGGAATCCATGTGTGCACTGACTAGTTAGTGATAGAGTGGGTACCTTGATTGATTTTTTAGAGCAACAACCTATCAAATGTAGCAGTATATCAGCTAATAACAGTATTTGTATTTTCACCTGCGCAAAAAGATCTGCCAAGCAGGTCAACAAATTTTCCTCAGCATCTCCTGGATTCCTGTAATTTGTATAATATTCCAGCAACTGCTCCCGAAATGGAATACAATAATAAAGTGCCTGAAATAAAAGTATAATTTGGACATATTTAATACAGTACATGACACACCAGTAACTGCACAGTACTTGTAGCAAGCATGAAAGGATGGTCTGGGTAAAGAACCAATAATTTATTAAAATAGCAAATGACAACAGGAACCAAAACTGAACATGGATAACAAATAATTGAAAACGGATAATATTTTTCATTTGTAGAAGATGGTCCTGATCAGAAAACAGTGAATGCCATCAACAGTACTAGGCAAAAGGCCCACAATAATACATCTATGCTAACAAATAGGCAACACAGGGATGTTAACCGTTGCTTCGTGTCAGGAATAACACTTCCCTTCAATTATATGGAAACAACCCCCTTCCCTGTTAACTGCGACGAAACATTAAACAGAACCAGTGCTATTGCCGGACTCATTTTCTTCATTTTAATGGATTTGAGAATATCAATAATCCACAATCAGTAATGCCAAACAGATATGTTGTCTGATTTGTTTCACAGGATCCATTAGACTAGTCATTCATCATGCACTCTTGAACATGGATAAGAGGACTAAGGACATATCACCCTGCTGTAAATGTTTGCTAATNNNNNNNNNNNNNNNNNNNNNNNNNNNNNNNNNNNNNNNNNNNNNNNNNNNNNNNNNNNNNNNNNNNNNNNNNNNNNNNNNNNNNNNNNNNNNNNNNNNNNNNNNNNNNNNNNNNNNNNNNNNNNNNNNNNNNNNNNNNNNNNNNNNNNNNNNNNNNNNNNNNNNNNNNNNNNNNNNNNNNNNNNNNNNNNNNNNNNNNNNNNNNNNNNNNNNNNNNNNNNNNNNNNNNNNNNNNNNNNNNNNNNNNNNNNNNNNNNNNNNNNNNNNNNNNNNNNNNNNNNNNNNNNNNNNNNNNNNNNNNNNNNNNNNNNNNNNNNNNNNNNNNNNNNNNNNNNNNNNNNNNNNNNNNNNNNNNNNNNNNNNNNNNNNNNNNNNNNNNNNNNNNNNNNNNNNNNNNNNNNNNNNNNNNNNNNNNNNNNNNNNNNNNNNNNNNNNNNNNNNNNNNNNNNNNNNNNNNNNNNNNNNNNNNNNNNNNNNNNNNNNNNNNNAAGAGCACAACAAAAGTGCCAGGGTTCCTAGATTTGGAATTTTATTATATGGGAGTAAGAATACCAGCATTGCAACTCTAAAGGTAAACCTGCTTGGAACATCAAAATTAAGGAATAACTAATATTGAAGGATATGGAGCGAAGAGTTCAAGTCATAGTTGATTCAGTGAATTATATTTTTGTATCAGGTTTTAGTAGCCGCTTAACTAGCTAACCATGTCTAAGCAAATGCCCATTGCTCGTCTACAAAAAGAAAACAGGGGTACAGGAGTAGCAAACCAGTTGGCATCAGACAGCAAGAAGGGCGGCTGGTGGCAGCGCCGCCAACCGGTAGTGCCTCCAAGGCCACCAAAGTGGGGACCAGAGGAAAGTCCGCAAAGGTCACCGTCATGGCCGGCCGGAGGATGAGCTAGCGGAGCCAAGAGCCTGACCATTGCGGCCGTTGTCAGGATCagagctatgatctaagcaatttaACGCACACACCAGGAATTTTAGCAGAGGAAACAGAGCAAATTGCTAGGGTTCTTGTTGAGAAATTGGGGAAAGTTGGTTCAGCACGCCACAGGCGGCTAGGGTTTACACCCAAATCACAAAGTCATGCCCTCTCACACGCAGGGGGTTGGCTTTATAGCCATTACAAGAAGAAAAAGGTAAAAGAAAGCAGAAACAGAGCACATGCGCTTGTCGGATCAGCTACAGCTGTGTCTCAAGCATCGCCCACCCTTGGATAGCAGATCGACGGAGGAGAGCTGCCCGCTTGATCGAACCGTTATCTCTGCTTCAGAGCCACCCGATGACAGATCTACGGCTACAGTGACTTCTGGCACGATGGAACAGGGGAATGCTATGAACTGGGCCTGACAATACCCCCCAATTGAAACGGAGCTTGTCCTCAAGCTCTAAAAGATGGAAAAACCTTCTGAATGAATGCAGAGTCTTCCCAAGTAGCTTCTTCCACCGGCATATTGGTCCATTTGACTAGCCATCGAACGACAGGAATACTGATGTTTCCTTGCTTCCTTGGAACCAGGGTTCTTTCCAGCACAGCTTCAGGCTCCACCTTGATGATTCCATCAGGACCAACTAGTGGTAGCAGAGGGGACGGAATGACTGCTGGTCCAATGTGCTTTTTAAGCTGGCTGACATGAAATGTGTCATGCAGCTGACAGCCCTCTGGCAGCAGTAATTTATAAGCATGCTTTCCAATTCTTTCCATTACTCTGAAGGGGCCATAGAATTTAGAGTGCAGCTTCATGTGCCTATGCAGGCTGAGGGAAGTATGTCTGTAGGGTTGCAACTTCAAATAGACCATGTCCCCCACTACAAATTCTCTTTCTTTCCTCTTTTTATTTGCAAAAAACTTCATTCTAGGTTGAGCTTTCAGCAGATTATGCTTGATCACTTCCAGTGCCACTTCTCTGTTATGCAAGAGATCCTCATTGTCCTCACAAATTGCATCAGGCAAGGCAGATTCAGCAATCATGGGGGGAGGAAAACCATACAGGGCCTGAAAGGGTGTCATCTTAAGTGATGTGTGGAAGGAGGTGCTGTACCACCACTCAGCTAGGGATAACCACCCATGCCACTTCCTGGGTTGTTGGAAACACATGCATCTTAAGTAATTCTCCAAACACTGGTTAACCCTTTcagtttgaccatcagtttgaGGGTGGTAGCTGGTGCTCCAATGCAACTTGATTTTCAGGGACTTGAACAGTTGCTGCCAAAGATGACTAGTAAAAATTCTGTCTCTGTCAGTGACAATTACTAGGGGCATCCCATGCAACCTGAACACATTATCAGCAAATGCTCTTGCAACAGATTGTACTGTAATTGGATGTCTCATAGCAATGAAGTGGGAGTACTTGGTGAACCTGTCAACCACTACCAGAATCAAGTTCTTGTGTTCAAACTTAGGCAACCCTTCCACAAAATCCATGCTCACATGTGCCCAAGCAAAATCAGGCACAGGAAGTGGTTCCAATAATCCAGGGTAAGGAGTGTGCTCAGCTTTGTTCAACTGACAAACAGGGCATTGCTTGACAAACTGCACCACATCTTGTTTTAAACCTTGCCAGTGAAAGATTAACTTCACTCTCTGGTATGTAGCCCTTTCACCAGAATGGCCTCCCAACTCTGAATTATGGAATGTCTGGAGGATTTCTTGTCTCAGAGTAGTAGCAGATCCCACTACAATCTTGTTATGAAATCTCAATATGCCATTTTTGAAGGAGTAAGCAGAGGTATCAGATTTGCCCACAGCGCATTCAGCAATGAGCTCCTTGATCTTACTATCCTGATGGTAACTTGTTGTGACCTGCTTGACCCAAGTAGGAGAAGTGGCAGTTGCAGTTAAAGCATGAATCACATGTTTCACTCTAGATAATGCATCAGCCACCTTGTTCTCCTTGCCTTTCTTGTACTCAATTGTAAAATTATATCCTAGCAACTTCAGCAGCAGTTTATGTTGAATTCCCTCTGTAATTTTCTGCGCCTGAATATATTTCAGACTTTCCTGATCAGTTCTGATCACTAAGGATGTTGCTAAGAAATAATGTTTCCATTT is drawn from Triticum dicoccoides isolate Atlit2015 ecotype Zavitan chromosome 6B, WEW_v2.0, whole genome shotgun sequence and contains these coding sequences:
- the LOC119321136 gene encoding ubiquitin carboxyl-terminal hydrolase 3-like; this encodes MAKPARSPTAEALPAAVGSGLRSLASAASGFLDRWSVVGTGVSRLEKTLGDQFPEGEHYFGLENFGNTCYCNSVLQALYYCIPFREQLLEYYTNYRNPGDAEENLLTCLADLFAQISLSKKNTGVISPKRFVHRVRKQNESFCSSMHQGLAWRRMNIGARTSMENA